From the genome of Oncorhynchus gorbuscha isolate QuinsamMale2020 ecotype Even-year linkage group LG18, OgorEven_v1.0, whole genome shotgun sequence:
GAGGGCTACATTCCAAGGAACCTGCTAGGGGTGAGCagaagagaggggggacactAGCCTGGCTACACATGTGCTCCACCCCTAGTTCCTAAGTCCTAGGcactcctgtagatctgaaaTGATGGGATCGGTGTAAGAAATATGGCAAAAATCATAGGCAGGGTGAAGAGCAGTCAATTTTGGAATTCAGCAGTAGTGTCTGTCTGGAGGCTGCAGCTCTATATTGTATTCAGAGCAGTGGTTTAGTATAGGAAAAGTGGACATGCACATATCCATTGGTTTTGACCAGGGGCTATTTTCACAAAGCGTCTAAAAGgaggaatgctgatctaggatctgtccatatacCGTAAAACTTCCATTAAACGCAGGGCCTCCAACAAACGCCTGCTTCTTCTAATGGCCGGGCATCGCAAAATAAATGCCAGTCTCTGTTAAATGTAGGTTCAAAACAGGGTAATTTACCAGTAGGTTATGCATGCACGCATTCTCTCACACTGCTCCACTTGGATTTCACAGCATCTCTACCAAAGAGTTCAGAATTGTTTTTCAAACCTCTGTCTCTACCTTGTGCTGGATGATTGATCCCAACCTGCCAAAGTGCAATAATTCTGTCTGTTAGCCAGCGAAAAACACTGACCACCGTGGTTGTTTTtagttgaacctttatttaactaggcaagtcagttaagaacaaattcttatttagaatgacgaCCTAGATAGAGGTTGGATATTCAACAGACATTCAGCTCTATGGGGCTAGTGAGAGcgatacaataccagtcaaaagtttagacacacctactcattcaagggtttttctttatttttactattttctacattgtagagtaatagtgaagacatctaaactatgaaataacacatatggaatcatatagtaaccaaaaaagtttattgtatattagagattcttcaaagtagccaacatttgaattgatgacagctttgcacagtcttggcattctctcaaccagcttcacctggaatgtttttacaacggtcttgaaggagttcccagcCCTCATAAcgctccttattggtcaaatagcccttacacagcctggaggtgcattgggtcattgtcctgttgtaaaacaaataatagtcccactcagtgcaaaccagatgggatggagtatcgctgtAAAATGCTGTGCTAGCCATGCTggtaaagtgtgccttgaattctaaataaatcagtgtcaccatcacacctcctccctcatgcttcacagtgggaaccacacatgtggagactacccgttcacctactctgcgtctcacaaagacacggcagttggaaccaaaaatctcacatttggactcatcaaaccaaaggacagttttccaccggtctaatgtccattgcttgtgtttcttggcccaagcaagtctcttattattgctGTCCTTCAGTAATGGTTTATTTGCAGAAAtttgatcatgaaggcctgattcacacagtctcctctgaacagttgatgttgatgtgtctgttacttgaactctgaagcatttatttgggctgcaatttcggaGGTGGGTAActctgaacttatcctctgcagcagaggtaactctgggtcttcctttcctgttgcggtcctcatgagtcagtttcatcatagtgcttgatgggttttgcgactgcacttaaagaaactttcaaaattcttgacatttaaagtaatgatggactgtcttttctgtttgcttatttgagctgttcttgccataatatggccttgtcttttaccaaatagggctatcttctgtataccaccacacccttgtcacaacacagctgattggctcaaatgcattaagaagaaaataaattcctcaaattcacttttaacaaggcacacctgttaattgaaatgcattccaggtgactaactcatgaagctggttgagagaatgacaagagtgtgcaaagctgtcatcaaggcaaagggtggatactttgaaggatctcaaacactcttttggttactacatgattccatatgtgttatttcatagttttgatgtcttcactattattctacaatttagaaaatagtaaaaaataaggaaaaaccctggaatgagtaggtgtgtctaaacttttgactggtactgtatatccaaCTTCCAACCTCAAACTAACTGTACCACAATCCACTTTGCCGCTTTTGTAGCCTAACATTTGCAGTGTGTTCTAAATGTATGTGTTTTAATTAGCAAACAGGACTGCCGGTGAACTTATTAATGACAGTAGCTTTTTTTTATCAACTTGTAGAGCTGGAAATCTGATTATAACTGTGTGAGCTCTGCGTTTTTAAGCAAATAAACACCTGGGCGCTTAAAGTTATCCATTATGGCAAATTAAATATCAAAAGTCCTACTCTGAGATGTTGTGAATACTGGCCCCGGTGCTGGGGGTTAAAGAATATGTTCAGTGAAaagcaggggtgcaactttcactaAGCGGTCCAGTAGGCtatttggagtgtttatccaatTGGAAaaaatatttataataataattatgtcACCCCCACTTCTAAAACTGAAGTTGTGCCCCTGGGGAAAAGTATAAAAGTGCAACTTTCAATCTATTTTGGGAAGAAATTACCCTTGAGGATCTACTTCTCTGATTAGAAGACTGGTGAAGACCTAACATTTCTTAGTCCCGCATGCCTTGTGAAGACCTACCAGCTCCTTGCGTAACCCCCTTGACAAAACCTTTTCTGCCATTTCACATAACGGAGATAATCCTTTATCTGGCAAGAATTAATAGATTTCTTTAACTAGGGAAATACTGTCACTTAAGAATGTTATGTAATAATGCTGAATCTAAATTGAGACCATCTAAATGAGAATCTCAGCCCCCTGCTTACCATAGTTGTATGATCTTTAAAAATTGTATTTTCTTCTTCTTAGCTGTATCTGAGGATCAAGCCACGGCAGAGGAGCTTGGCTTAAATTATATCGGCTCACGTTCCACCCTACTCGCTGACAACAACTCCGACTTGAAGAAGTTGAGGAACAAGAAGTTACTTTAGAAAGGCGAATGAAGAACTTTAATAGTCCAGCACTACATTTCACGCTTCTGGTCATTTGGATGTCAAAGTCAAGCATTACACTTCAATCTTTTGGTCTTTTGGACCTGTCTGTGAAGGACCATATCATGCTAAATGGTTTTCAACCTATGTATGGATAATATACACATGCTGTTTCCTTTTCACTGCAGGAATGTATACACCGTGCAACATTTGTATTGGACACTTCtggactgttttttttttttgtagacgTGTGATTTTCTGAGCAGAATCTATTTGTTAGGGTTTGTAACTGTGGCAGTTGGAAATGTTAAGCTTTTTCTACGTCATGGCATTTTTCATAATCTTACTATCAGGTTATCACAAACAATCTTGCTGtgggtatacagtgccttcagaaagtattcataccccttgacttattccacattgtgttacagcctgaattcaaaatggattacatttgtttatttctcaccccatctacacacaataccccatagtgaggaaaaaaatgttttgtattgaaaatgaaatacagaaatatcaaattAACATAAGCATTTacaccactgagtcaatacatgcaagaatcaactttggcagcgattacagctgagtttttctgggtaagtctctctcTAAGAGCTTAGCACACCTgggttgtacaatatttgcacaagtattatttaaaaaattcttCAAGCACTGTCACGTTGGTTGATCATTTGTAGATCACCATTATCAATTCTTGCCACATTTTGAATCcgatttatgtcaaaactgtaactaggccactcaggaacatttgaTGTCTTCGTaaccaactccagtgtatatttggtcttGTATTTTAGGTTTTTGTCATGCTAAAAGTTGAATTTGTCTCCCAacatctgttggaaagcagactcaaccagggtttcctctaggattttgtctgtgcttagctctattctgtttatttttatcccaaaaaactccctagactttgccgatgacaagcatacctataacatgatgcagccaccaccatgcttgaaaatatgaagtcgCATTCAGTGAAGTGTTGGATTTTTTCCAAACCTAACGATTTGTATTCAgtacataaagttaatttctttgccacaaaAAAATctacttatttaggcttgcccaaacaaaggggttgaatacttattgactcaaaagCTGAAGCTTTTCATTTGTATTTAATTtgtaattaaaataataatatccACTTTGACGTGTGTGCGACACAGAATCTGTTTAATCCATTTGAAATTCAAGTTGTAAcacaacaatgtggaaaaagtcaaggggtgtgatcactttctaaaggcactgtagtCCCACCTGGATTTGAAGCTCTCTAATGTTGTGGTGGAGTTACTTTGTTTTCCTATGAATGTCTATTTTTCAATATTTTTGTCGAACATTTTGTGTAAGTACTGTATGTAGCCTGGCATGCTGTGCTAGTAATGAATGTTGAAAAGCACAAGCTTCAAGGGCCTTTGCTCAACATCATCTCCTTATCCAATTGTTCATATCTTAAAGGGCTGCTCAATGTTATTCCCGGAGAGGTACTGTCCTGTATGTTTTCGATCCAACCATAATCTAGCCCATCCTATTTATTCCAATTAGGTGGTTGATAAGCTGGTTAGTTACAACTGCGGTTGGCGCGAAAACAAACATGCatgagggtagctctccagaaacagggttgggcCGCCCTGCACGTGGACCAGACAGAATATGACCAGCATTCTTTTGGTTACACGTTATAACTTTCATGATTAAGCCATTACAATCCTTTATAAATGCCTAATAATTAatgtaaatagtcatattaataGTATGTAGACCCTTTAACTATTTATACATCTTTAGCTTATTCATGAAAGTCATTTATAAAAGTGTAAACACATTTTATTAATGGAATTGAGTCATTTAAACCAGTGACATTTCAAAACGTTGCTTTTAGCTAAGCTGCAAAATGCACATTAAATGTGTTCTGTGAACAACCTGTGTTGACCATCAAGCCAAATAAGTTCAGCTTTTAAAGTCAATAAAAATATGCAAAAATACTTGTCTTTTGACGTTTTTTTTATGGGGAAAGGTGTCACGATAAAACATGTTTAATAGTATTTACACAACCTTGATGCAATGCATACACATACTGCAAACTTGCCACGTGTCTCAACCAAAGAAGCTAATACCTGTAATATTATATCATCTAAAAGAAAAGCGCTCTGCTTTCTGTATACTTATGACCGCAAACATCAGTGGTCACAGAGACCTCAATATGAATCAACACCATGATAAATTGAGTCCCGTGTTTCACTACAGAGCACCTTACAGCTCTACGGGACGTAGTCCGGGAACCTCTGGCGGACTCAAACATGCAGAAGCTATTCCAAAAATACAAAGTGCAAAATCGACAACTCTCACACAAATGTTTGTGCTTCAAAATGGTATTTAGAAGTGGATGTACATTACATTCAATGCTTTAGTTATAATTGCACACAACCTCGTAAAGGGTGAGGGATAAAGTCTAGAGTTCAATAAATATTTGTCATTTAGGAGTCCATTTAGTCTGATTTTTAGATTTTCACAAGTCCCTATTAAGCATGCAGACTCCACATGGGTATCTAGCTGCACATAGCTGCCTTGTACACAGACAAGCCTGAAGCTATGACATAGACAGCATTGGGTTCAATGGGTTGACATAACAGGGTAACAAAAGCGGCGTCTCTACTATGGAAAACATCACTTGATACTTGCAATGCAACATTCACTTGACTACGCCAAGCATCTCGACTCTGCTCATTCTCAACCCTCACACATTTTTGCTGCCCTACAGACTTAGTTGAATTTAACATTTAGAAAATTAGCATGGCAGCATTTACGGTCGCCACTTATTTGCGTCACCAAAATGGGCAGCACGTAGTCTACTTTTCCTTAATACTAATCAAGACGAATGAAGTGCAGAGAGTAAACCACAATATTTTAGAAAAAGTATGGAAGGAAACTCATTCAAAAGCATGGTAGAAGAGCTCTTCCTTTTGAAGACAGGATCACCACTGGTCGACTTTCCTGCATTCCACATGCTTTTGAAAGCAATGCTAACTGATACAACCTATTTACACTAGCATCGCTACATGCTCCAAAAATGCTAGCCATTCTGCACATTGCTAAATAACAAACTTAAAAACGACAACCCCTTAggtcagggtttcccaaactcccCCCACAGGTGTACGCTTTGTTTTTTGCTCTAACACCACACAGTTGAttaaaataatcaaagcttgatgatgagttgtttaattgaatcagctgtgtattgCTAGGGCAAAAAAGCGTGCACCCGGGCGGAGGGGCAGGACAGAGTTTGGGGAACCCTGCCTTAGGTAAGTCGACAATGAgctaaaactttttttttaaagccaaCTATCCCTTTAAACCTCCAAAGGATGGGTATGCTGAGTATGTTCCACATCGTCCAGTCCAAGTAAAACAGGGAGAGCATGCATTTGATCTATTGTATCTGTTTTATGAAATTACCCTCTGGTGTTTGGAGCCAGAGAGGGATGGGAATGGTTCCTTCAAGCAATCCACAGCAGATTAGATGAAAGCTTAGCCTGCCTTCGAAGAGGTCACCCAGCTTTCGACTAAAGACGCTGACCTTTGCCCAAACCCACCCTCGTCAAAGCGTCTCCCCAGAATCCACCACTGAGAAGGATCAAGGTTTTCAATCGGGCTTCACATCTCTACATGGCACGAGGGACAGATGAGGAaagtacagtacagacacacttAGATACAAACAAATGGTGATTAAAATACCAGTGTGTGGTATTGAACCACACAATCTACTGGGATGACGTCCGGTGCCGGCAGTTCGCACAAACTTACtcagaaagaggggggggggcggcATGTTCAGGAGAGCTTATaatttcctctccttccctcctttctcctcctctctatttctctatctccctctggTTCTGGTCGTGGATCTGGTTTTGGTCATGCGAGTTGGGCAGGAGGCTGGTGACGTGGCCGATGCCCTTGGTCACGCCCTCCCTGAAGAGCAGCTTGGCGCCCATGCGGAGGTATTCTGGGTGTTTGATGAAGCGGAAGCAGACCACGGCCCGCTCTCCTGTGCGCAACTCCTCCTGGTGGTGAAAACAGGGAAGGGCACACAAAACGGTTTGTGTTGCCTCATAAAGCAGCAGGGCCACAATCAGTAGGTAGACGTTGCTGATAGAGCTGACCTgattcctcttcctctacatggCAGAGTGGCATGTTTGTACTATATAATAAAATCTCTATCTTAACATTGCACAAGGTTTCATTTCTGGTATAATTTTTTTTTTGACCTTGTAAAAATTGGTCTAAATACTACAATGTATGAAGGATGCTGTATAAAAGAAAAAGGAGTATATACTTAAACAATAatgcccgagggggtgtggtatatggccagtatatcacggctaagggctgttcttatgcctggatacagcccttaaccgtggtatattggccatataccacaaacccctgaggtgccttactgTTATTATAAATAGGTTACTGAgctaattagaacagtaaacaagtagtTTTGCATCATACCAGTGGTATATTTAAACAATAAGGCCcgggggggtgtggtatagggccaatataccacggctaagggcagtTCTTAGGCATGACGCAATGCGTAGTGCCTGGATACAGGccgtagccgtggtatattggccatataccacaaacccttgaggtgccttattgctattatatattggttaccaatgtaattagagcagtttaaataaatgttttgtcatacccgtggtatacagtctgatataccatggctgtcagccaatcagtcaatcagcattcaggactctAACTAGCCAGtttataattattattactaAACTAACCTTTCCATGCAGGCACTCCACGGTGGCCGTCTGTCTTACGTTCCCCACGTGCACGGTCACTTGGAAGCCCCGACGGAATGTTTTGGCGTGGAAGAGAAGGACGATGGCCGCCTCAAACTGCCAGCAGATGGTGGGGTTCATCTTCGGGCTGACCATAACCATACCCtattcgacacacacacacacacacacactcaccaataAGTACTTGGGGAGATGGGAAAGGAACAGCCATTGTGGAAGTGATTTTAGAAAACAGTACACTGCATTTTGACTACATATGATTTGGGAGTTGTTTGTGAGTGTAcgtgtgtattatattgtattatgaGTGTGCATGGACATTGTGTCAGATTGTTTCAAGGACCAAAATGTGTTTTTCACTGACAGCTATCAATTTAAAATAATAACTAtttatagaagagagagagaacaaaaacaTAGTAGGCTACACAGACCTCCTACCTATACTTGAGATTTCACATGTAACACACAAAACAGTGGACATATGACAGTATCATAACCATGAGCAGTTTGTGCAGTCGTCTTGTTTCCAAATGTGACCCTGCAATGTTCAGTCAGATTAAGGGATGAGATTGGCAGAAAATAGAAAATGGGAGGGGAAACTATAGTATCTTATAGATAAAAGTCATGAAAATTCACATCTGGGCACatgtggtgtgggtgtgttgtGGCTGAACCCTCTGACCTTGCGGAGCAGCGATCGGTCAAAGTTGCCGAGGGCCAGTGTGGCGGCTTGGCCGGCTCTCAGCACCCTGCAGGCCGAGCGGTTCCTATGGATGCTGCCCACCTTCAGCCTCAGGAAACGGCCCTCGTCCGTCGGGCCAACCACCAGCCTCTCCCCCTCGCGACACACCCCACTGTCCGCGGGACAACGGGAGGAAAAACACATTAtgataatgtcaaagtggaactcTCCAGGGCAAATCATTTTTAGCAGCGCTTCAGGGTTACACCGTTTGCAGTACATCGACTTCTATTGGTTTTTGATTAGCTAAAAGCTCAATTGAGCAAATCCAATAAAAGTATCTTTAAAAAAAGCCCAACAAAGTCACCTATAGATGTGAACATGATGCACGAAAAATGAATAATAATCGGTAACATGACATgcatgggatttgtgccacaaatgctaaaacgttagcacttggaaacagtgccagggaaactaaCCCAAAGCAGGATTGTTGTCAGACCTTGTCCATAGACAGCTTACAATCCCTAGAACAGTGCTAAATCAATCCATTATCATTCATTCATGAGTATCAATATGACTTATGGCCAACTGACCTGTAGAGAGTTCCTCCCACCACTGTCCCCACATCTGGCACGGTATATATCTCATCTACCTATATTCACAAGCAGAGGAATTAGGACGTCTATTTGCAAGCGTTGATGCAGAATAAGGGTGTGAATCTGAATGTGTGAAAGTGCATGTTCACATCTCGTATGTATGCAATGTATGTCTGGGTGTATGTTCTGTGATGCATGTATGCGTTCGGATGGGTTTGTAAAGAgtgtgtgtaatatattagtTCTTCGTGCACAAACGCGTGTGCATGTGTATTATTGTGTTAGTTGTGAGTGTGCGTGGACACACACAATGTCCATGcacacacatcaaacacacaaTAATTGTATCCGTTAATGTGTCTGGGTGTAGTACCTGGAACTCAGTGAGTTGCTGCATGAGCTCCTCTTGCTCCTTGCTGTTGCTGAGAGGAGGCAGGATGTTGAAGAAGACCTTAAGCAGGTCCAGACTCTCTCCAGACACGCTGGACAGGGTGAAGATGGGTGTGATGCTACGGCATAAAGAGTGGACATGACCTTTACAACCAGTATATAACCTAAGCATAACGTCAGAAAAGGCGTCATAATGGTGTCATTCGGTGTAAAGAAATTGGCTTGGGTGATCGTAACGTCATTCTCTGGGTGTCAACTGGTTATCTGATTGAGGAGACATCGGATAACCAGATTACAACCAGGTAAAGACATGTTTTTCATAGCTACATCAAGTCATAAAAATGTCATATTTTGGATGTTATCTGGTCAGATAACCAAATAACAACCAGATAGACATATTTTAATGGTTGCTCAAAACTTCTCACCTGGTTATCTGACTTCCATAAAATGTGTTTACACCCGGGAAAATTGCATCATTATGATGTCCCATGCCAAATTCTGCCCACTAAGATAGTTAGTCCTTTGATGCTTAAATGGGTGTATACACCCAACTAGGCCTGGGAGttaccagggacctcacaatatgaTATTATGatgatacttaggtgccgatacgatatgttttgcgattctcacaattctatatgtattgcgatgtGATACAGCAATTTTATtgtgattcgatgttccaaacatatttctCACCATATGTCTCCTGCAGAGGGACAAgcgagagccatgagaaaacaagTTTTGATCAATCATGGAAATAAAAATGCtaaaacaaattggctccctatttaaaaagatggagaacaaaaaaggaaaaatactggagttttgttGCAGCTATCGCAAACAATAATATTGAGATATTGTCAAAACAATATGATATAtcgtcaaaaataatatcccaaTATGTAACTGTATTGATTTCCCCCCCACCAATACAAACAACATTGCCGTACATGCTTGCTAAGTCAATTCCCTTCTAGTCACTCTGGACTAAGGCCTATGTGGTGTATATTGGGTTCTGAATCTCAATTCTAGTTTCCTTTATAGGTCTTTTCTCCTTTTCAGCAGCTACCTGGAGGATTGAGCGAACTGCTGGGCGGCTGTGACGGCGTCATCCGGGCTAGCCACCACCATCGGCACTTTGTTACAGCCAGGCAGCTTGAGGACATGCTCCAGCTGGCGTACTGTGCGCTCCACCGTGCCCTTGGCGCACAGGTCCACCTTGCTGACCACGATAAAGATGGGTACCTTTAGTGCCATGGCCAGGCCCAGGTGCTCCCGGGTGGTGCCAGCTAAGGGGGAGAAAATCGTATCTGGTTGGGTCAGTGGTAGGGTCGCAAAACTCCcagtaatttaccaaagttaccagacttcagaaatgttggtaattTATACTTGAGTAGAAAAAAATGGTGTCAATGTTGCCCATGAGTTTCTAGTAAATAGACCATATGGTTCAGGAGAAGATTTATGGAAAAACATCTAATCAACAAGGACCTCATTTGCAATTAACGCCCTCTTTGTAACACTAGTCAGTGGTCACATACTGTAAGTAGTCAAATGCACATCACTTTTCATAGCTTGCTGGGCCAAACAAATCCTGTAGAAGTTAAAAAGGCCGGCACAATCTACACTGTTATTATATAGCTATGTGATCGGGCTTACCTATGCCTGTGTTGGCGCTGACCACCAGCATGGCGAAGTCTGGGCAGTAGCTGGTGAGGCCAAAGATGGTGGTTTTCAGGTACTTGTGGTGGCCGGCCAGGTCAATGAAGGTGATCATCTTAGAAGAGCTCTCGCAAATCTCCTCGGCTGTACGGGAGTCACTGTAGTTCACCACCTTCAAAAGCCACATGAGAGGAAGTTCAATTAACTTGTGTGTTGTTACACTATTTTTACAGGTTAGTAACAAATGGAAGGTGTTCAAAACATTTGTGTGCTGTTACACagttttttgtgttattacactTTTTTGTTATATCAGTGTAGTTTTTGAGGAACAAGTTTTATTTTGTAGTCTTTGCTCAAAGGAAGGGAAAACTCATGCATGTTTATCCTTCCTTCTTTATCTTGTCACCTATAAGACGCTGTTACCCACCTCCCCTTTGCTATTGAAGCCCAAAATCTCAAAGCTGATGCTTGATGTCCTGCCCGTTTGGATCTCATGAAGGTGCCTGAAGAGGTTGAGGCGTGCCCGGCCTCGCCCGTTGTCCAGCTCGCCTTGCGTCAGCACGCCCAACAGTGTGGACTTCCCTGAGTCCACGTTTCCCAGTACCGCCACACGCAGGTCCAAGAACtgctctcatacacacacaagaGACACAGCAGTGAAATTACAGCAGATTGACGTGGCAGAAATCCTTCATTGTATGTACAGCTTACCATTGACCATTGATTGAGTGCAAAACAAGAGAGTCACTCTCCTTTTGCATTGTAATGCTTAAATGACAGACAGAAAATAAACAATGGGAAATAGGTGAGGAGGAGACAGTGAGAAGTGAACTGAACCACAGACTCCAGTGGGGAGTTGCATATGTGCAAGGAGCCAGGAGTGTTACAACTGGATCACGTCTCAGCACACAGTCAGCCCTTCTACTCTATTCACTCTGTAGTCCATAGGCTAGCCTTACTTTTGAgatttgtaatttgggtgaattgtCTCTTAAATAAGACAAAGGTGCTGTTTAATCTCACCTGTTGGTCGTCTGGAACTTTTCGGACAAGAACCTCTGCGATTTTCCGGCAGTTTCTGTCCGAGTCATAATCCACCTCTCTTTCTCGTAGAAGTGTGATGTCAGCACCAACCCTGGTGAGGCAGAGATAGCACATTTCTAACCA
Proteins encoded in this window:
- the LOC124003299 gene encoding GTP-binding protein 2-like yields the protein MDARISGGTGVGTVANVRSNLPNVRSNLQGPSSGHGRRMTSKKTRSKKGKRRKRRRNKKTKTNKTPPYLPPEAEEGNIEYKLKLVNPTQYRFEHLATQLKWRLQEGRGEAVYQIGVEDNGLLVGLSEGDMRASLKTLRRMAEKVGADITLLREREVDYDSDRNCRKIAEVLVRKVPDDQQFLDLRVAVLGNVDSGKSTLLGVLTQGELDNGRGRARLNLFRHLHEIQTGRTSSISFEILGFNSKGEVVNYSDSRTAEEICESSSKMITFIDLAGHHKYLKTTIFGLTSYCPDFAMLVVSANTGIAGTTREHLGLAMALKVPIFIVVSKVDLCAKGTVERTVRQLEHVLKLPGCNKVPMVVASPDDAVTAAQQFAQSSSITPIFTLSSVSGESLDLLKVFFNILPPLSNSKEQEELMQQLTEFQVDEIYTVPDVGTVVGGTLYSGVCREGERLVVGPTDEGRFLRLKVGSIHRNRSACRVLRAGQAATLALGNFDRSLLRKGMVMVSPKMNPTICWQFEAAIVLLFHAKTFRRGFQVTVHVGNVRQTATVECLHGKEELRTGERAVVCFRFIKHPEYLRMGAKLLFREGVTKGIGHVTSLLPNSHDQNQIHDQNQREIEK